A window from Mogibacterium neglectum encodes these proteins:
- the rimP gene encoding ribosome maturation factor RimP translates to MAKQDVTARIEDLLNEYLTGKELEIYNIEYKKEGKDWKLRVYLDKPFDCYTEYVDINECEDVTRFLSDKLDEEDFIERSYTLEVSSPGLDRELIKPSDFDRFAGREVEVKLYKSIDGKKEFTGTLIGKSADEVTIDIGERKVVILAEQISKINLAVIF, encoded by the coding sequence ATGGCCAAACAAGATGTTACTGCAAGGATTGAAGACTTGCTAAATGAGTATCTTACAGGTAAAGAGCTTGAGATATACAATATTGAATATAAGAAGGAAGGTAAAGACTGGAAGCTTCGAGTATACCTTGATAAGCCATTTGACTGTTATACAGAATATGTTGACATCAATGAGTGCGAAGACGTTACTCGCTTTTTGAGTGATAAGCTAGATGAAGAAGATTTTATTGAGAGAAGCTACACTTTAGAGGTTTCCTCACCGGGGCTTGATAGAGAATTGATTAAACCATCTGATTTTGATCGATTTGCAGGCAGAGAGGTTGAGGTCAAGCTGTATAAGTCAATCGATGGCAAGAAGGAATTCACTGGCACATTGATTGGCAAATCGGCTGATGAAGTTACGATAGATATAGGAGAACGTAAGGTCGTGATTCTGGCAGAACAAATTTCTAAGATTAATTTAGCGGTAATTTTTTAG